One Purpureocillium takamizusanense chromosome 12, complete sequence DNA window includes the following coding sequences:
- a CDS encoding uncharacterized protein (SECRETED:SignalP(1-19~SECRETED:cutsite=ALG-AA~SECRETED:prob=0.7212)) produces the protein MKVLAATMLLAALAGTALGAAWRGSTYGTYGTVYSAQVCAAAAACGPREYCCGTGSTRYCTTQRKMGQDCDGPA, from the exons ATGaaggtcctcgccgccaccatgctcctcgccgcactcgccggcaccgccctGGGGGCAGCCTGGCGAGGCTCGACATATGGGACATATGGCACGGTT TACTCGGCCCAGGtatgcgccgccgccgcggcctgtGGACCCAGGGAGTACTGCTgcggcacgggcagcacCCGCTACTGTACAACTCAGCGCAAGATG GGCCAGGACTGCGATGGTCCGGCGTAG
- a CDS encoding uncharacterized protein (SECRETED:SignalP(1-16~SECRETED:cutsite=AHA-HM~SECRETED:prob=0.7041)~EggNog:ENOG503Q49A~CAZy:AA11), with protein MKAFAVVAGVVGMAHAHMNLAYPACIGRKDNINTGNGKEFGIDSNINAPLDPSGSDYPCKVPGFSGIQVKTPPQMTWERGANYPVGLGNEVVHGGGSCQFALSKDRGKTSTVIASYIGNCAANIQDRNFTVAIPCDTPEGEWLFMWSWHNRIGNREMYQRCTYLNIKGGGCGNKCGGGGQRPPVENDPVIPPSSASPPAPAPTTPAVSTSAPGDDGTPSTPAYPQPTETRPVHCYAGRKRSIGHGHGHGHGHMRRNSLAIRDSTLDTRAKPGPAKGSKYDAAKCACVPFEGRPSIFIANIKDKANPSSEELCTNENTDVIYPDPGPAACVEYTSDNPYPPGKKGTCQWRGKGEGANL; from the coding sequence ATGAAGGCctttgctgtcgtcgccggcgtcgtcggcatggcCCACGCCCACATGAACTTGGCCTACCCGGCCTGCATCGGGCGGAAAGACAACATCAACACGGGCAACGGAAAGGAGTTTGGAATAGACAGCAATATCAACGCGCCCCTCGACCCGTCGGGCTCCGACTACCCGTGCAAGGTGCCCGGCTTCTCGGGCATCCAGGTCAAGACCCCCCCGCAGATGACGTgggagcgcggcgccaacTACCCCGTCGGCCTGGGCAACGAGGTCGTCCAcgggggcggcagctgccAGTTCGCCCTCTCCAAGGACAGGGGCAAGACTTCGACGGTCATCGCCTCGTACATTGGCAACTGCGCCGCCAACATCCAGGACCGCAACTTCACCGTGGCGATCCCCTGTGACACCCCCGAGGGCGAGTGGCTCTTCATGTGGAGCTGGCACAACAGGATAGGGAACCGCGAGATGTACCAGCGCTGCACGTACCTTAACATCAAGGGAGGGGGCTGCGGCAACAagtgcggtggtggtggccagcGTCCGCCTGTGGAAAACGACCCCGTCatcccgccgtcgtcggcgtcgccgcctgctcccgcgcccacgacgcctGCTGTCTCGACTTCGGCACCGGGTGATGATggcacgccctcgacgcctgCTTATCCCCAGCCCACAGAGACCCGCCCTGTACACTGCTACGCAGGCCGGAAGCGCTCCATCGGTCACGGTCACGGCCACGGTCACGGTCACATGAGACGCAACAGCCTCGCAATCCGCGACTCGACACTCGACACTCGTGCTAAGCCTGGCCCGGCAAAGGGCTCCAAgtacgacgccgccaagtgcgcgtgcgtgcccttcgagggccggccgtccatcttcatcgccaacatcaaggacaaggccaatCCCTCGAGCGAGGAGCTCTGCACCAACGAGAACACCGACGTCATCTATCCCGACCCGGGCCCCGCTGCGTGCGTTGAGTACACCTCGGACAACCCATACCCGCCGGGCAAGAAGGGGACATGCCAGTGGAGGGGCAAAGGCGAGGGGGCCAACCTGTAG
- the PHO88 gene encoding phosphate transporter (Pho88) (TransMembrane:1 (o96-114i)~COG:P~EggNog:ENOG503P02T), protein MFPPPGLSLRLPPLLASNPLAHHLCRRPLPQHVRRRPSSPLLLSSFSLPFASRFAASESATMAGLSPQITNLVIILGMMQVSKRIPFDDPTVLNGVRGLYIASNVIIALIYLYIQSSINKKKDMTTLKYVEPPPMGSTEEGKLVTTTVHAYDIQQLRTAFRGQAMGVAMMAFMHLYMKYTNPLLIQSIIPLKSALEGNLAKIYLYGQPAVGDLKRPFKQAAGFMSAMQSGQAQSDKKAVEAAERAGRGGVKEE, encoded by the exons ATGTTTCCACCACCTGGCTTGTCCCTccgtctccctcctctccttgcCTCCAACCCACTCGCGCACCACCtctgccgtcgcccgcttcCGCAGCACGTCAGGCGTCGCCCCTCATCACCCCTTCTCCTTTCCTCCTTCAGTCTTCCGTTTGCGTCACGCTTCGCAGCGAGTGAATCCGCAACAATGGCCGGCCTCAGCCCCCAAAT CACGAacctcgtcatcatcctggGCATGATGCAGGTGTCGAAGCGCATCCCCTTTGACGACCCAACTGTCCTTAATGGCGTCCGCGGCCTTTACATTGCCAGCAATGTCATCATCGCACTCATATATCTCTACATTCAGTCGTCCAtcaacaagaagaagg ACATGACGACGCTCAAGTACGTTGAGCCCCCGCCAATGGGCTCcaccgaggagggcaagctcgtcaccaccacggtCCACGCCTACGAcatccagcagctgcgcacCGCCTTCCGCGGCCAGgccatgggcgtcgccatgatggcctttATGCACCTGTACATGAAGTACACCAACCCGCTGCTCATCCAGTCCATCATCCCTCTCAAGAGCGCGCTCGAAGGCAACCTGGCCAAGATCTACCTGtacggccagcccgccgtcggcgacctcaAGCGCCCCTTCAAGCAGGCTGCGGGCTTCATGAGCGCCATGCAGAGCGGCCAGGCCCAGAGCGACAAGAAGGctgtcgaggctgccgagcgggccggccgcggcggtgtcAAGGAGGAGTAG
- the RAD14 gene encoding DNA repair protein rad14 (EggNog:ENOG503NYT9~COG:L~BUSCO:EOG092641G3) — MERPKTPPPAAKAPAPGSPPTPEVTRRIEENRLRAKAIRDQREAEQRASGAVSAVPKSASGFVQTDHVHVSKPVNGKRPFGSLSAGDLTTNRDGRVKAGDEGELRPARKFTKFVDYNMSSMTDTKGGFLSTEDDPHNFALGGKKPGQPADDDQRPKNMTVQEWEKLQVIRNLKRLKAGPFEPGISVLVDEDKRKRCRECRSLEIDFVWEEVFHVCVCHKCKDKYPEKYSLLTKTECKEDYLLTDPELRDPELLPHLNKPNPHKSHWHDMMLFLRFQVEDYAIKSKWGSSEALDAEYERRETQKKARKEAKFKEKLLDLKRKTRTDAFRRQAGTLGKSGASKFGDSMGSGRHVHEWGRTVQNEEGMTIKTCVDCGMEVEELEF, encoded by the exons ATGGAGCGccccaagacgccgccgcccgcggccaaggcgcccGCTCCAGGCTCGCCACCAACCCCTGAGGTGACGCGGCGTATC GAAGAGAATCGCCTTCGCGCCAAGGCCATCCGCGATCAGCGTGAAGCAGAACAGCGTGCGTCAGGCGCCGTGTCCGCCGTGCCCAAGTCCGCCTCCGGCTTTGTCCAGACCGACCATGTTCATGTCAGCAAACCCGTCAACGGCAAGCGGCCGTTCGGCTCTCTGTCCGCCGGGGATCTCACCACAAACCGCGATGGccgcgtcaaggccggcgacgagggcgagttGCGCCCCGCCCGCAAGTTCACAAAGTTCGTCGACTACAACATGAGCTCCATGACCGACACAAAGGGAGGCTTTCTGTCCACGGAGGATGACCCGCACAATTTTGCCCTCGGCGGAAAGAAGCCTGgacagcccgccgacgacgaccagcgGCCCAAGAACATGACGGTCCAGGAGTGGGAGAAGCTGCAGGTCATTCGTAACCTGAAGCGGCTGAAGGCAGGGCCCTTTGAGCCCGGCATCAGTgtccttgtcgacgaggacaagaGAAAGCGCTGCAGAGAGTGCAGGAGTCTCGAGATCGACTTCGTCTGGGAGGAGGTCTTCCACGTCTGCGTCTGCCACAAGTGCAAAGACAAGTATCCCGAGAAGTACTCACTCCTGACCAAGACGGAGTGCAAGGAAGACTATCTCCTGACAGACC CCGAGCTGCGCGATCCGGAACTGCTCCCTCACCTCAATAAGCCTAACCCACACAAGTCCCACTGGCATGACATGATGCTGTTCCTGCGGTTTCAAGTCGAAGACTACGCAATCAAATCGAAGTGGGGCTCCTCCGAGGCCCTCGATGCAGAGTACGAGCGGCGAGAGACCCAGAAGAAGGCCCGCAAGGAGGCCAAATTCAAGGAGAAGTTGCTCGACCTCAAGCGCAAGACGCGCACAGACGCAttccgccgccaggccggcACGTTGGGCAAATCGGGTGCCAGCAAGTTTGGCGACTCTATGGGCAGCGGCCGACACGTCCACGAGTGGGGGCGAACAGTACAGAACGAGGAGGGCATGACCATCAAGACGTGTGTTGACTGTGGCATGGAGGTGGAGGAACTCGAGTTTTAA